A section of the Methanococcus vannielii SB genome encodes:
- a CDS encoding EamA family transporter translates to MESILIGLLAALLYGVGTFFAKIVSNEDPYLQWILVNIVGIILCFLIFGGKFNTLIEYPTKVLVYGILAAILVILGTFVLYYGLNRGKASVVVPISSIGPAITTILAVIFLKEHLSSQQIFGIAMILGGIILLSISS, encoded by the coding sequence ATCGAAAGCATTCTAATAGGGTTACTTGCTGCACTTTTGTATGGCGTTGGAACTTTTTTTGCAAAAATAGTATCAAATGAGGATCCTTACTTACAGTGGATACTTGTAAATATTGTTGGAATTATACTCTGTTTTTTAATATTTGGGGGAAAATTTAACACTTTAATCGAGTATCCTACTAAAGTTTTAGTTTACGGAATACTTGCAGCGATTTTAGTTATTTTAGGCACTTTTGTACTATATTATGGGTTAAATCGGGGAAAAGCAAGTGTTGTAGTACCAATATCGTCAATTGGGCCTGCAATAACAACAATTCTGGCAGTAATTTTTTTAAAAGAGCATCTTTCATCACAGCAGATTTTTGGAATAGCAATGATATTAGGTGGAATTATACTACTTTCAATAAGCAGCTAA
- the serA gene encoding phosphoglycerate dehydrogenase produces the protein MLKILITDPLHESAIEILKEAGEVEIATGISIEEIKQKIKDADALVVRSGTTVTKEIIDASENLKVIARAGVGVDNVDLDAATEKGVVVVNAPDASSISVAELMFGLMLSAARNIPQATASLKKGEWDRKSFKGMEVYAKTLGIVGLGRIGQQVAKRAQAFEMNIVAYDPYIPENVASELGIKLLSVDELCAESEFITLHVPLTTKTKHMIGKTQFDLMKNNTIIINCARGGLIDENALYDAINCGKVKAAGLDVFEEEPPTKNPLISLNGLIGTPHQGASTEEAQLSAGTIVAEQTVKILKGESAENVVNLPMVPTEKMKKLMPYLVLAEKMGSMSIQYLDNSIDIVEITYMGDLAKEKTEMLKRAFLKGILSPILLAGVNLVNAPVIAKNRNIRLVEGIMAESDYGNSIKIVARGKNDEISLIGSIEHKEVVFREINGYRMDIKPEGTICIIKHIDRPGMVGKVGLILGEHGINIAGMQVGRKEPGGHSIMFLDIDHMIPEEVMDEIKKIENVRAVRAINI, from the coding sequence ATGTTAAAGATACTTATAACCGACCCGTTACACGAAAGTGCTATTGAGATTTTAAAAGAAGCAGGGGAAGTCGAAATTGCTACCGGAATCAGTATTGAAGAGATAAAACAAAAAATAAAAGATGCTGATGCACTCGTTGTTAGGAGTGGTACAACAGTTACAAAAGAGATAATTGATGCATCAGAGAACTTAAAAGTAATTGCGAGAGCAGGTGTTGGCGTTGATAATGTTGATCTAGATGCGGCAACGGAAAAAGGAGTAGTTGTTGTAAATGCGCCAGATGCATCATCGATTTCAGTTGCAGAATTAATGTTTGGTTTAATGCTTTCAGCTGCAAGAAACATTCCTCAAGCAACTGCTTCACTTAAAAAGGGGGAATGGGATAGAAAGTCATTTAAGGGAATGGAAGTTTACGCAAAGACACTTGGAATTGTAGGCCTTGGACGAATAGGTCAGCAAGTTGCAAAAAGGGCCCAAGCATTTGAAATGAATATTGTAGCATATGATCCATACATTCCAGAAAATGTAGCATCAGAATTAGGGATTAAATTACTTTCAGTTGATGAATTATGTGCAGAAAGTGAATTTATAACTCTTCACGTCCCATTAACTACAAAAACAAAACACATGATTGGAAAAACCCAGTTTGACCTTATGAAAAACAACACCATAATTATAAACTGTGCAAGAGGGGGTTTAATCGATGAAAACGCTCTTTACGATGCAATAAACTGTGGAAAAGTTAAAGCTGCAGGACTAGATGTCTTTGAAGAAGAGCCGCCTACAAAAAATCCATTAATTTCGCTAAATGGGCTTATTGGTACGCCTCATCAAGGTGCATCAACAGAAGAAGCCCAATTAAGTGCAGGAACAATCGTTGCAGAACAAACTGTTAAAATATTGAAAGGTGAATCTGCAGAAAACGTTGTAAATCTTCCAATGGTGCCGACCGAAAAAATGAAAAAACTAATGCCTTATCTGGTTTTAGCTGAAAAAATGGGTTCAATGTCAATCCAATACTTGGATAATTCGATAGATATCGTAGAAATTACTTACATGGGCGACCTTGCAAAAGAAAAGACTGAAATGCTTAAAAGAGCATTTTTAAAAGGGATATTGTCTCCCATTTTACTTGCGGGAGTAAACCTTGTAAATGCACCCGTTATTGCTAAAAACAGGAATATTAGACTTGTAGAAGGAATAATGGCTGAAAGTGACTATGGAAATTCCATCAAAATTGTTGCAAGAGGTAAAAACGATGAAATATCATTAATTGGAAGTATCGAACATAAAGAAGTGGTTTTTAGGGAAATTAATGGATATAGGATGGACATAAAACCCGAAGGTACTATTTGCATAATAAAACATATTGATAGGCCAGGAATGGTTGGAAAAGTTGGCTTAATTCTTGGCGAACACGGTATAAACATTGCAGGAATGCAAGTTGGGAGAAAAGAGCCTGGTGGACACAGTATCATGTTTTTAGATATTGATCACATGATTCCCGAAGAAGTAATGGACGAAATTAAAAAAATTGAAAATGTTAGGGCTGTAAGGGCAATAAACATTTAA
- the carA gene encoding glutamine-hydrolyzing carbamoyl-phosphate synthase small subunit, whose product MYGILVLEDGTIIRGKGFGAEAEVLGELVFNTSMTGYVEILTDPSYNGQIVTMTYPLEGNYGVDKRWFESEGIKAEGFIVKDMTGIELDSFLKEYGVPGISDVDTRFITKKIRSKGVVKSLLKTSATEISEEEEKELVNKVRNYEDISDIDLVPEVSTKKVVKYPAKDEKISCVVIDCGVKQSILNCLLERGCSVVKVPYDTKEEEILSYNPDFVLVSNGPGDPEKMLETANTVKNLFGKLPVTGICLGHQIITIALGGKTYKLKFGHRGGNQPVKDSSTGKVYITSQNHGFATDMSNVPEGSILSHVNLNDDTVEGISKIMDSDNVKGVVWSVQHHPEAGPGPHDAMFLFDDMVALGMKFKQEKTSKR is encoded by the coding sequence GTGTATGGAATTTTAGTTTTAGAAGATGGCACCATAATAAGAGGAAAAGGATTTGGTGCTGAGGCAGAAGTCCTTGGAGAACTTGTGTTCAACACATCCATGACAGGATACGTTGAAATATTAACTGACCCATCATATAATGGACAGATTGTTACAATGACTTATCCTTTAGAAGGAAACTATGGCGTTGATAAAAGATGGTTTGAAAGCGAAGGAATTAAAGCCGAAGGATTTATTGTAAAAGATATGACAGGAATTGAACTTGATAGTTTTTTAAAAGAGTATGGCGTTCCAGGAATTTCGGATGTAGACACTAGATTCATTACAAAAAAAATAAGGTCTAAAGGAGTAGTTAAATCACTCTTAAAAACATCTGCCACTGAAATAAGTGAGGAAGAAGAAAAAGAACTTGTAAATAAGGTAAGAAATTACGAAGATATTTCAGATATAGATCTTGTTCCAGAAGTATCAACAAAAAAAGTAGTTAAATATCCGGCTAAAGATGAGAAAATCTCCTGTGTAGTTATAGATTGTGGAGTAAAACAGAGTATTTTAAACTGCCTTTTAGAAAGAGGATGTAGTGTAGTAAAAGTTCCATATGATACAAAAGAAGAAGAAATACTCTCATACAACCCAGACTTTGTGCTTGTTTCAAATGGGCCCGGAGACCCTGAAAAAATGCTTGAAACAGCAAATACCGTTAAAAATTTGTTTGGAAAACTTCCAGTTACGGGAATTTGTCTAGGGCACCAGATAATCACTATTGCACTTGGTGGAAAAACCTATAAGTTAAAATTCGGACATAGGGGCGGGAACCAGCCTGTAAAAGACAGTTCTACAGGAAAAGTCTACATAACTTCACAAAACCATGGATTTGCCACAGATATGTCTAACGTTCCGGAAGGGTCGATATTATCCCATGTAAATTTAAATGATGATACAGTAGAAGGAATTTCAAAAATTATGGATTCAGATAATGTTAAAGGAGTAGTTTGGAGTGTTCAACACCATCCCGAAGCAGGCCCTGGACCACATGATGCAATGTTCCTTTTTGATGATATGGTGGCTCTTGGAATGAAATTTAAACAAGAAAAAACGAGTAAACGATAA
- a CDS encoding ExsB family transcriptional regulator, which translates to MDEQIKSSGMNASKNALDGLFNDGSISKEIYEKLLELHFAKNKCFDEFIQYIKNSLMNGNYKKEKALVAFSGGVDSTASSIIGSAIFQITSVSAHSPHIITDETKKNIINLSEKLKITHEFLDVDLEDVLNDTISAKYHPCGRCHGAVEEVILNYAKKNNIKYIIYGDMLSIGHLSIRKVDEKIVRVNIPSFLTMTKNESRAVLSEFNIDIRQSYGCKLLKKAHKHEHMQKYTIQRILREVRAQVITAEEGFKNILDVVKIN; encoded by the coding sequence GTGGATGAACAAATCAAATCTTCAGGAATGAACGCATCAAAAAATGCTCTTGATGGTCTTTTTAATGACGGTAGTATTTCAAAAGAAATTTATGAAAAATTATTGGAATTACATTTTGCTAAAAATAAGTGTTTTGATGAATTTATTCAGTACATAAAAAACAGTTTAATGAATGGAAATTATAAAAAAGAAAAAGCGCTAGTTGCATTTAGTGGTGGTGTCGATAGCACTGCCTCATCAATTATTGGAAGTGCGATTTTTCAAATAACGAGCGTTTCTGCACATTCTCCACATATTATAACTGATGAAACTAAAAAGAATATTATAAATCTCTCTGAAAAATTAAAAATTACGCACGAGTTTTTAGATGTTGACCTTGAAGACGTTTTAAATGACACTATTTCTGCAAAGTATCACCCTTGTGGAAGATGCCATGGTGCAGTTGAAGAAGTAATTTTAAATTATGCTAAAAAAAATAACATAAAATACATAATTTATGGCGACATGCTCTCTATTGGCCATTTGTCCATTAGAAAAGTAGATGAAAAAATAGTTAGAGTTAACATTCCTTCTTTTTTAACAATGACAAAAAATGAAAGTAGAGCTGTTTTAAGTGAATTTAATATAGATATAAGGCAGTCTTACGGATGTAAACTTCTTAAAAAAGCCCATAAACATGAACACATGCAAAAATACACCATACAGAGAATTTTAAGAGAAGTTCGAGCACAAGTAATTACTGCAGAAGAGGGCTTTAAAAATATTCTTGATGTTGTAAAAATAAATTAA
- a CDS encoding cobalamin biosynthesis protein produces MIKIVYLTKNAENLAENVKTILDYYLYDSKLVKLSDFKKDGNESGYIFIMASGIVLRKFIDEIKNDKLKDPFVIIMDEAKNNIVPLLSNHIGKGNYFSELIGNSLGLNIVKTTATDSNNKVGVDELSRIYFLEVPKRKDILLINKKLLSDKPELVLPNTFKPINNLDKSYNISFHDKNSILVDNVELFQKTVSIGIGSKRNIEKNKVYWAVKKALYLRDIPSWRIDIFSTVDAKKNEDGILKTTEKFKKNIIIFENNEINELYSKFPLKKSEFVYNTIGAYGVSEPCAILGALSFKNEKNIDKVDLILKKMKKNGVSVSIAIV; encoded by the coding sequence ATGATAAAAATAGTATATCTTACTAAAAATGCTGAAAATCTTGCAGAAAATGTTAAAACTATTTTAGATTATTATTTGTATGATAGTAAACTAGTTAAATTATCTGATTTTAAAAAAGACGGCAATGAATCCGGATATATCTTTATAATGGCCTCAGGAATTGTTTTAAGAAAATTTATCGATGAAATAAAAAATGATAAATTAAAAGACCCATTTGTAATTATCATGGATGAGGCTAAAAATAATATAGTTCCCCTTCTTTCAAACCACATTGGAAAAGGTAACTATTTTTCGGAGTTAATCGGAAATTCATTGGGTTTGAATATCGTAAAAACGACTGCAACAGATTCCAATAACAAAGTCGGGGTTGACGAACTTTCAAGGATATATTTTTTAGAAGTGCCAAAACGAAAAGACATACTATTAATCAACAAAAAACTTCTATCTGATAAGCCTGAGTTAGTACTTCCAAACACATTTAAACCTATTAATAATTTGGATAAGTCTTATAACATTTCATTTCACGATAAAAATAGCATTTTAGTTGATAACGTTGAATTGTTCCAAAAAACTGTTAGTATAGGAATAGGCTCAAAACGAAATATTGAAAAAAATAAAGTATACTGGGCAGTAAAAAAAGCCCTTTATTTAAGGGATATTCCTTCTTGGAGGATAGATATATTTTCAACAGTAGATGCAAAGAAAAATGAGGATGGAATTTTAAAAACAACTGAAAAATTTAAAAAAAATATCATTATTTTTGAAAATAATGAAATAAATGAACTTTACTCTAAATTTCCACTTAAAAAGTCCGAATTTGTCTATAATACAATAGGTGCTTACGGTGTTTCAGAGCCTTGTGCAATTTTAGGTGCACTAAGTTTTAAAAATGAAAAAAATATCGATAAAGTGGATTTAATTCTAAAGAAAATGAAAAAAAATGGAGTTTCAGTTTCAATTGCAATAGTTTAA
- a CDS encoding tryptophan--tRNA ligase, producing the protein MITPWEVSEDIDYKKTMEQFGVNSIFDVVKNLKKPHNFMNRGIVFGHRDFQRILDAINNGKDFTVVSGMMPSGKMHFGHKMVVDQLLYYQKLGADIYIPIADLEAYWARGMAFEATRKIAIEEYITNYIALGLDPEKINVYLQSKNEKVKDLAMFLSKKVNFSEMKGIYGFSGETNIGHVFAPIVQVADILHPQLEKKVPVLVPVGIDQDPHIRLTRDISGRYKDFGFIPPSSTYHRFITGLLGGKMSSSKPETAIYLSDEPNKSFKKKIMSCKTGGRETLEEQKQFGGKPEECVVYEIYTYHLIDDDSELKKLYERCKSGELTCGTCKKECFEKLSVFLKELHEKREQAKEIASKLI; encoded by the coding sequence TTGATTACTCCTTGGGAAGTTTCAGAGGACATCGACTATAAAAAGACAATGGAGCAATTTGGAGTAAATTCCATTTTTGATGTTGTAAAAAATTTGAAAAAGCCTCATAATTTTATGAATCGGGGAATAGTATTTGGACATCGGGACTTTCAAAGGATTTTAGATGCCATAAACAATGGAAAAGATTTTACCGTAGTTTCTGGAATGATGCCTTCTGGAAAAATGCATTTTGGGCATAAAATGGTTGTAGACCAGCTTTTATATTATCAGAAATTAGGTGCAGATATATATATTCCTATTGCAGATTTGGAAGCTTATTGGGCAAGAGGTATGGCCTTTGAAGCGACAAGAAAGATTGCAATCGAAGAATATATTACAAATTACATTGCACTTGGGCTAGACCCTGAAAAAATTAACGTATATCTTCAATCAAAAAATGAAAAAGTAAAAGACCTTGCAATGTTTCTTTCAAAAAAGGTTAATTTTTCGGAAATGAAGGGAATTTACGGTTTTAGCGGTGAAACAAACATTGGACACGTTTTTGCACCCATAGTTCAGGTTGCAGACATACTTCATCCTCAACTTGAAAAGAAAGTTCCAGTATTGGTTCCAGTTGGGATTGACCAAGACCCACATATACGGCTTACAAGAGATATATCTGGAAGATACAAGGATTTTGGATTTATCCCTCCTTCATCAACATACCATCGATTTATTACTGGGCTTTTAGGTGGGAAAATGAGCTCTTCAAAGCCTGAAACTGCAATTTACCTTTCTGATGAACCCAATAAATCATTTAAAAAGAAAATTATGTCATGTAAAACTGGGGGCAGGGAAACTCTCGAAGAACAGAAGCAATTTGGCGGAAAACCCGAAGAATGTGTTGTCTATGAAATTTACACGTACCACCTGATAGACGATGATAGCGAACTTAAAAAACTTTATGAACGCTGTAAAAGTGGGGAATTAACGTGTGGAACATGTAAAAAAGAATGTTTTGAAAAATTGTCAGTATTCCTTAAAGAACTTCATGAAAAACGTGAACAAGCAAAAGAAATTGCATCAAAACTCATTTAA
- the mmp11 gene encoding methanogenesis marker protein 11, whose product MNDYVSYKKIIAMVDEQLGLTELIEEHPCPNGSEWLIYQYKRTSPKIISAWRNGNKHHFILKTGKHELNLVPSLSAAGIEELYVEESNVSIIYAGLAGAGVGIELRRNAENVLNVELLEKGGGSKLGRGKVVTPKMEKITVGIDDTDTKEEGATWVLANEIGHLIEETKMGYYIDHTITQLYPGNPNKTQNCVSIALTFAVYPKYKYEIGKAIKKLLKEKTLSKKTAIAIYQGLTPSQSMKIYTSKAKREMVSIHDAKMVAMRNNIEIMEVTGEGGIIGAVAALGFSECHKIAGKLHESFE is encoded by the coding sequence ATGAATGATTACGTATCCTACAAGAAAATTATTGCAATGGTCGATGAACAGCTTGGTTTAACTGAACTTATTGAAGAACACCCGTGCCCTAACGGTTCAGAATGGCTTATATACCAGTACAAAAGAACCTCTCCAAAAATAATTTCTGCGTGGAGAAATGGAAATAAACATCATTTTATTTTAAAAACGGGAAAACACGAGTTAAATCTAGTTCCTTCACTTTCTGCGGCAGGAATTGAGGAATTATATGTTGAAGAAAGTAATGTAAGTATTATTTATGCAGGACTTGCGGGAGCAGGTGTTGGAATTGAACTTAGAAGAAATGCTGAAAACGTTTTAAATGTGGAATTACTTGAAAAAGGTGGCGGTTCAAAACTTGGTCGAGGAAAAGTTGTAACGCCAAAAATGGAAAAAATAACCGTTGGAATTGATGATACTGATACAAAGGAAGAAGGGGCTACGTGGGTTTTGGCTAATGAAATAGGCCACTTAATCGAAGAAACCAAAATGGGATATTATATTGATCATACTATAACTCAGTTATACCCTGGAAACCCGAATAAAACACAAAATTGCGTTTCAATTGCACTAACCTTTGCAGTTTATCCAAAATATAAATATGAAATTGGAAAAGCGATTAAAAAGCTTTTAAAAGAAAAAACACTTTCTAAAAAAACGGCAATTGCAATTTATCAGGGGCTGACTCCATCACAGAGTATGAAAATTTACACTTCAAAAGCTAAAAGAGAGATGGTGTCAATTCACGATGCTAAAATGGTTGCAATGAGAAATAATATTGAAATAATGGAAGTTACAGGTGAAGGCGGAATTATTGGTGCAGTTGCAGCACTTGGTTTTTCAGAATGTCACAAAATAGCTGGAAAACTCCATGAAAGCTTTGAATAA
- the arcS gene encoding archaeosine synthase subunit alpha, whose product MLEPVCYDIGRICKEKSDTSLKELTPKVIDVDFKMPFTLKVPFDCPKEISEELVNLNHKNFIFEKDGIKFQIINCGKYFELMDIEKNIDIYIVSDITRMIKRKEILEIIPKLRKEVSPNSGICVPGALPFEIPLLVYMGVDYFDYTSATYYASLGYKFSKNRLINSNEDFEILKKYNESIIAQVLDEVKFCIEEGSLRNLVVETTISDPYLRSNYRRFKPELTNMPISKVNKIIVTIDETKIPEVQKYIERAENYEPYSNVIVLLPCSSKKPYSYSKSHQLFINSINTVKMPVEELVLTSPYGIVPRSLERTVDYDIPVTGEWSFEEMEFINKHLKNYIKTAKSKFEEVKIIAHLPKHYLEILDIEDEMIITSDGNPTSDTSLSNLRKVLKELDERFNLNLSRHEQRIHNYKELAKFQFGKNFLPNNVTIKGRHVKFFIKEGNKITQLASINENNGLFVLTSQGGELLGKQRWVEVNFDVKKGSLFAPGFKDADDSISVNDEVVILKDNKVLGVGRALMSGSEMKKAKHGVLVNIRHVI is encoded by the coding sequence ATGTTAGAACCTGTATGCTATGATATTGGACGAATATGCAAGGAAAAAAGCGATACTTCATTAAAAGAATTAACGCCAAAAGTAATTGACGTTGACTTTAAAATGCCCTTTACATTAAAAGTTCCATTTGATTGTCCAAAAGAAATTTCAGAAGAACTAGTTAATTTAAACCATAAAAATTTTATTTTTGAAAAAGACGGAATAAAATTTCAAATAATTAATTGTGGAAAATATTTTGAATTAATGGATATTGAAAAAAATATTGATATCTACATAGTTTCAGATATTACAAGAATGATAAAACGAAAAGAAATTCTTGAAATAATTCCTAAGTTACGAAAAGAGGTTTCTCCAAACTCTGGAATATGTGTTCCAGGAGCATTGCCTTTTGAAATACCGTTACTTGTTTATATGGGGGTAGACTATTTTGACTACACTTCTGCAACTTATTATGCTTCTTTAGGGTATAAATTTAGTAAAAACCGGTTAATAAATTCAAATGAAGATTTTGAAATTTTGAAAAAATATAACGAGTCAATAATCGCCCAAGTACTAGATGAAGTAAAATTTTGTATTGAAGAAGGATCACTTAGAAACCTTGTTGTTGAAACAACTATTTCTGACCCATATTTACGGTCAAACTACCGGAGGTTTAAGCCTGAACTTACAAACATGCCCATTTCAAAAGTTAATAAAATTATTGTTACGATTGATGAGACTAAAATTCCTGAAGTCCAAAAATATATCGAAAGAGCCGAAAATTATGAACCTTACTCAAATGTGATAGTTTTATTGCCTTGTTCGTCTAAAAAGCCGTATTCTTATTCAAAAAGTCACCAACTATTTATAAATTCGATAAATACGGTAAAAATGCCTGTAGAGGAACTAGTACTTACATCACCTTACGGCATAGTGCCCAGATCTCTTGAACGTACCGTGGATTATGACATTCCAGTAACTGGAGAATGGAGTTTTGAAGAAATGGAGTTTATAAATAAACACTTGAAAAACTACATAAAAACCGCAAAATCTAAATTTGAAGAAGTAAAGATAATAGCACATCTTCCAAAACATTATCTTGAAATTTTAGATATTGAAGATGAAATGATAATAACTTCTGATGGGAACCCTACTTCAGATACATCATTAAGTAATTTGAGGAAAGTTTTAAAAGAACTCGATGAACGTTTTAATTTAAACCTTTCAAGGCATGAACAAAGGATTCATAATTACAAAGAACTTGCAAAATTCCAGTTTGGAAAGAACTTTTTACCAAACAACGTGACTATAAAAGGAAGGCACGTGAAATTTTTCATAAAAGAGGGAAATAAAATAACCCAATTAGCCTCAATAAATGAAAATAATGGTCTATTCGTTCTAACTTCTCAAGGGGGGGAACTTTTAGGTAAACAACGATGGGTAGAAGTCAATTTCGATGTTAAAAAAGGCTCACTTTTTGCGCCAGGATTTAAAGATGCAGATGATTCGATTTCAGTAAATGATGAAGTTGTTATTTTAAAAGACAACAAAGTTTTAGGAGTTGGGAGGGCATTAATGAGTGGAAGCGAAATGAAAAAGGCAAAACATGGAGTTTTGGTAAATATAAGGCATGTTATTTAA
- a CDS encoding stage II sporulation protein M: MSRKTYEILEIEYAFKRHKNTINLVFAVFLVTFVLSYVFIYYNILEFRHFGNLIYEAFKLKIEDFSISDKSSLDLIILILKNNLFVALFTYVIMFFALINIALNSYLLAYVLYVTEPLKFGLLILPHGIFEIPALILSGSSAIILFKSVILKFKKDIRYKEFFLDSLRIFGVSVLLFIIAAVIEVLVTYNIALNIV; encoded by the coding sequence ATGAGTCGAAAAACATATGAAATTTTGGAAATTGAATACGCATTTAAACGACACAAAAACACAATAAATTTGGTTTTTGCAGTATTTTTAGTTACATTTGTACTTTCTTACGTATTTATTTACTATAATATTTTAGAATTTAGGCACTTTGGAAATCTTATCTATGAAGCTTTTAAATTAAAGATTGAAGACTTTTCTATTTCTGATAAATCGTCTTTAGACCTTATTATATTAATATTGAAAAATAATTTATTTGTAGCCTTATTTACTTATGTTATCATGTTTTTTGCACTTATAAATATCGCTTTAAATTCTTATCTTTTAGCATATGTTTTATATGTAACCGAACCATTAAAATTTGGGCTTTTAATCCTACCCCATGGAATTTTTGAAATTCCCGCACTTATCCTTTCGGGCTCTTCCGCAATAATCCTATTTAAAAGTGTAATATTAAAATTTAAAAAAGATATCCGGTATAAAGAGTTTTTTTTAGATTCTCTCAGGATTTTTGGAGTTTCAGTTTTACTATTTATAATTGCAGCGGTAATTGAAGTTTTAGTAACTTACAATATTGCACTTAATATAGTATAA
- a CDS encoding phosphatidylglycerophosphatase A codes for MNDSLNNSCDSLNKNMLENDVLKLLSNKGVNFQNMVKCAMYMCICEESEKKQIEKKVLEIMKLQIKNPNVSTLLIAAIILDERGKLGGLPFNYEDDPTYVYADEVIGMAIANEIAGTKATFNFKWYDAKKPGIIGKLDRDGYMFLDDAVAGFVSGCMSKTFE; via the coding sequence GTGAATGATTCCTTAAACAATAGTTGCGATTCATTAAATAAAAATATGTTGGAAAATGATGTTTTAAAACTTCTGTCCAATAAAGGGGTTAATTTTCAAAATATGGTAAAATGTGCTATGTATATGTGCATTTGTGAAGAATCCGAAAAAAAACAAATTGAAAAAAAGGTTTTAGAAATTATGAAGTTGCAGATTAAAAATCCAAATGTTTCAACATTATTAATTGCTGCAATTATCCTTGATGAAAGAGGAAAATTAGGGGGACTCCCATTTAATTATGAAGACGACCCTACATACGTTTATGCAGATGAAGTAATTGGAATGGCAATTGCAAATGAGATTGCTGGAACAAAAGCAACTTTCAATTTCAAATGGTACGATGCAAAAAAACCAGGCATTATTGGAAAGCTCGATAGGGACGGGTATATGTTTTTAGACGATGCAGTTGCAGGTTTTGTAAGTGGCTGTATGTCTAAAACATTTGAATAA
- a CDS encoding DUF483 domain-containing protein — MDIENFYEKILKLRNGEIKDYKVLSSHVKSIPDDMFDYIIQRLIIQLKIVQKYNISVRPAIDPFVSSELGIYKRLDDLELGKLLDYPNCCVDSFSETARYGIDSKHLKEVENMTFEDEDYAIILPSGFIPCSLKCNKAIENKLIGTIDKETYEKLLSLEEELFKKLPHYHGAYDEYFEKIILKK; from the coding sequence ATGGATATTGAAAATTTCTATGAAAAAATTCTAAAGTTAAGAAACGGGGAAATTAAGGATTATAAAGTATTATCTAGTCATGTTAAAAGTATACCTGACGATATGTTTGACTACATTATTCAAAGGTTAATAATACAACTAAAAATCGTTCAAAAATATAATATAAGTGTAAGACCCGCAATAGACCCTTTTGTTTCATCCGAACTTGGAATTTATAAAAGATTGGACGATTTAGAACTTGGTAAACTTTTAGATTATCCAAATTGTTGTGTAGATTCATTTTCTGAAACTGCAAGATATGGAATAGATTCTAAACATTTGAAAGAAGTTGAAAACATGACTTTTGAAGATGAGGATTATGCAATTATTCTACCATCGGGGTTTATTCCTTGTAGTTTAAAATGCAATAAAGCTATAGAAAATAAGTTAATTGGAACTATCGATAAAGAAACTTACGAAAAGTTATTATCTTTAGAAGAAGAGCTTTTTAAAAAACTTCCTCACTACCATGGGGCTTATGACGAATATTTTGAAAAAATAATTTTAAAAAAGTAA